A portion of the Novosphingobium sp. KA1 genome contains these proteins:
- a CDS encoding NADP-dependent malic enzyme, whose amino-acid sequence MRPGKIEIVASKPMATQRDLSLAYSPGVAVPVQAIADNPATAYDYTAKGNLVAVISNGTAILGMGNLGALASKPVMEGKAVLFKRFADVDSIDIELASEDTDALIEAIAMMEPSFGGINLEDIKAPECFIIEQALRERMNIPVMHDDQHGTAIIAAAGLINACLITGRKLDEIKVVVNGAGASALACTALIKSMGVRHENVLVCDTKGVIYPGRERVDQFKSAHAVKTDRRTLTEALVGADVVLGLSAKGAITPDMVKSMAPEPIIFAMANPAPEITPPEAKAVRPDAIVATGRSDYPNQVNNVLGFPFIFRGALDVSATAINEEMKIAAAKAIAELAREQVHEDVAAAYGEAQQFGRDYIIPAPFDPRLMEVVSMAVAKAAMDSGVATRPIEDFEAYRHQLKARLNPTTSVLTRVYEQVKANPKRMIFAEADNEVVLRAAIQYRDFGYGEPILVGRTQVILDKMAELGVPDPDSFRIENSMVSEHVAPMVEMLYERLKRRGFLQRDVQRMVNTDRNIFASGLLKLGVGDAMITGMTRPFAQTIKEVRRVLDPAPGKLAFGIHMLVGKNHTVFMADTTINERPSAEELAVIAKETAAVARRLGHEPRVAFLSYSTFGNPSGKWLEQTREAIRILDEEQVDFEYEGEMAPDAALNPKIMALYPFSRLSAPANVLIMPGLQSANISAKLLKEIGGTTSIGPMLIGAEKPVQIVPMTAIAPDVLTLAALAAAGITG is encoded by the coding sequence ATGCGCCCCGGTAAGATCGAGATTGTTGCGTCCAAGCCCATGGCCACGCAACGCGACCTCTCGCTTGCCTATTCCCCGGGTGTCGCCGTGCCGGTCCAGGCAATCGCCGACAACCCCGCCACCGCCTACGACTATACCGCCAAGGGCAACCTCGTCGCGGTGATCTCGAACGGCACCGCGATCCTGGGCATGGGCAACCTCGGCGCGCTGGCCTCGAAGCCGGTGATGGAGGGCAAGGCCGTCCTCTTCAAGCGCTTCGCGGACGTCGATTCCATCGACATCGAGCTCGCCAGCGAGGACACCGACGCGCTGATCGAGGCCATCGCCATGATGGAACCCAGCTTCGGGGGCATCAACCTCGAGGACATCAAGGCGCCCGAGTGCTTCATCATCGAGCAGGCCCTGCGCGAACGGATGAACATCCCGGTCATGCATGACGACCAGCACGGCACCGCGATCATCGCCGCCGCCGGTCTCATCAACGCCTGCCTCATCACCGGCCGCAAGCTGGACGAGATCAAGGTCGTGGTGAACGGCGCCGGGGCCTCGGCGCTGGCCTGCACCGCGCTGATCAAGTCGATGGGCGTGCGCCACGAAAACGTGCTGGTCTGCGACACCAAGGGCGTGATCTATCCGGGCCGCGAGCGGGTGGACCAGTTCAAGTCGGCCCATGCGGTGAAGACCGACAGGCGCACGCTGACCGAAGCGCTTGTCGGCGCGGACGTCGTTCTCGGCCTCTCGGCCAAGGGCGCGATCACGCCCGACATGGTCAAGTCCATGGCGCCCGAGCCGATCATCTTCGCGATGGCCAACCCGGCCCCGGAAATCACCCCGCCCGAAGCCAAGGCGGTGCGCCCCGACGCCATCGTCGCCACCGGCCGTTCGGACTATCCGAACCAGGTCAACAACGTGCTGGGCTTCCCCTTCATCTTCCGCGGCGCGCTCGACGTTTCGGCCACCGCGATCAACGAAGAGATGAAGATCGCCGCTGCCAAGGCCATTGCCGAACTGGCGCGCGAGCAGGTCCATGAGGACGTTGCCGCCGCCTACGGCGAAGCGCAGCAGTTCGGCCGCGACTACATCATCCCCGCGCCGTTCGACCCGCGCCTGATGGAAGTGGTGTCGATGGCGGTCGCCAAGGCGGCGATGGATTCGGGTGTCGCCACCCGTCCGATCGAGGACTTCGAAGCCTATCGCCACCAGCTCAAGGCGCGCCTCAACCCGACCACTTCGGTGCTGACCCGCGTCTACGAGCAGGTCAAGGCCAACCCCAAGCGCATGATCTTTGCCGAGGCCGACAACGAAGTCGTGCTGCGCGCGGCGATCCAGTACCGTGATTTCGGCTATGGCGAACCGATCCTGGTCGGCCGGACCCAGGTCATCCTCGACAAGATGGCCGAACTGGGCGTGCCCGATCCGGACAGCTTCCGCATCGAGAACTCGATGGTGTCCGAGCATGTCGCGCCGATGGTGGAGATGCTCTACGAGCGCCTCAAGCGCCGCGGCTTCCTGCAGCGCGACGTGCAGCGCATGGTCAATACCGACCGCAACATCTTCGCCTCCGGCCTGCTCAAGCTGGGCGTGGGCGACGCCATGATCACCGGCATGACCCGCCCCTTCGCGCAGACCATCAAGGAAGTGCGCCGGGTGCTGGATCCCGCCCCGGGCAAGCTGGCCTTCGGCATCCACATGCTGGTCGGCAAGAACCACACCGTGTTCATGGCCGACACCACGATCAACGAGCGTCCGAGCGCCGAGGAACTGGCGGTTATCGCCAAGGAAACCGCTGCCGTCGCCCGTCGCCTCGGCCATGAGCCGCGCGTCGCCTTCCTCAGCTACTCGACCTTCGGCAACCCCTCGGGCAAGTGGCTGGAGCAGACCCGCGAGGCGATCCGCATCCTCGACGAGGAACAGGTCGACTTCGAGTACGAGGGCGAAATGGCCCCCGACGCGGCGCTCAATCCGAAGATCATGGCGCTCTATCCCTTCAGCCGCCTCTCGGCGCCGGCCAACGTGCTGATCATGCCGGGCCTGCAGTCGGCCAACATCTCGGCCAAGCTGCTCAAGGAAATCGGCGGCACCACCTCGATCGGGCCGATGCTGATCGGCGCCGAGAAGCCGGTGCAGATCGTGCCGATGACCGCGATCGCGCCCGATGTGCTGACGCTGGCGGCCCTCGCCGCCGCCGGGATCACCGGGTAG
- a CDS encoding ATP-binding protein, with the protein MAKASQPRKRVTVATTRSTAGPGYAFEDLVAADLLTRFVLDMPITGIEVPGCEILSQAGALGWAIDDIVCVGSSPDGHAHRLALSCKSNVQVTASGWPKDFVEAAWTLWRTQAPFNRSTDHIGLVTRGRNAAFDALWSDLKLWCGDPDPALAIGRINASQKHRKVFDTVHKPGQVQGVLPDAADTIALIAKLHLYPLDFQLSPSLNLEQAKQRCRTALISEAQAEADTLWEALVQTAETARLGSGIIRLPRLLGDLSARFGLKAHPSISAAWQSLRNLSIDHRDGIEIALPNGHVVARQRETSRLSQLLHASRACIVIGESGVGKSALVARLLDQEFADATHIWLGPDVLRAALSAAGRSAIGLDQDLGLVLDRSPGDDKILILDSIERLDSASVGKLTAFLSLLGANTAWRVVMITQSGSENQLRANGPLADAPVLPVPILPTAAIRAALRSAPQLAWIANDPAILPLFANLKTLGWVVTAESSFREDGTGAPTSTAEIADRLWTRWTSGTATTQLQRLLIQLAVRDAAFERSFAISDLAAGDLAAFDQRSSELPLHRNARNRIEFGHDLASDWARYQRLKEIADDVGQWAALAPQPLWISALRLLGQFLLAQPDQARDGWDHAFEQLTAAGNVEASDILLDALCLDAQLDRHLEDRTELLFADDGELLKRLFHRFLHVATVHSIPSHVAIEGGLRIYLEADMRFPILERWGPMGRFLHAHAQRVGALGAPIVSRVCKTWLGSLPTMLGDQPMPLRDVMATVALETARTEQIISTARRFHGGGDTDKLIFGTALLGAPDLPEGVAAFALEMAQRRPMADATQARVDSLRAADRAQRVARAKDNPPRRRAPPPPSFISSRRQLPPWPLGANARLIDAFRDAVLHANGLTPLMNSNPAVATEVLLACIIEDQPHTDYDQSMRIDEALGLEYEHESYPTVFWKSPFFPYLTAQPEAALAALKQLLDFVVERWFEQAPKDAKMPALTISISDTVTRTFPGTWAHFGWSQHNSTSSGQLYCALDALERWLVLKVDAGEDISPWCERLFNLEGSTAILGVLVNVGKHRPALFLGPLRVLIGMEDLYWWDHGRVKNVGFNFDSFSWYRQGDAIFNMARDWVLAPHRKVELRTVIGDLAAQNPDFAVDLRTRTAAWSIPENAKERLEQRIMLSEFDPTNRRQVVDEASGEQTSQVIYPDDLQADLIAYQTESNAKLQPLTLPHQCRKILAQTGSLADADCDYLAGLLPNRNDDPALDEPASRTMIAAAATTLVARGGDWLVAHEPAKARAIDLIRHIIDWTTAGDNRQDRISGDEPLSFAAMGAFSAALTAKKPGDWDATLVQILSSRDRGAINTLMATAHRHKQVLGSAWYRLNFVLLLVAALDRLSPRYDEDDRIAIWQRWLGRLRAQPIFGTDATIEIVDPANIARRAERLLELRRLRQHPDQPARLSGKSRRFAGLSSHILEAGYAWLLDYEDDGTLALDPENHRLLDDLWAFEAWRMEGERDGETSIDDDDEYDLPSGLGYAILRIAPTFVMARPADAQKTLWQAILAIGPNGHRATEQLAAGWFLLLFKQPDADRFITIWKEMLDTAFAADWSSGRRWYRGREMIVKLLGLHAHSELSQATAIRARLPEFTAYYRRWAQSDMAHDEDELATFCHFLTTEAGRHMRLDGICWVRDAMNTSDRFYRSGTANNVAELVDSVLAQNGDDLLRQQPVRDAVIEIVAKLVAAQVPTAMGLQARLAALK; encoded by the coding sequence ATGGCGAAAGCATCACAGCCTCGCAAACGCGTCACCGTCGCGACCACCCGCTCGACCGCAGGCCCCGGCTATGCGTTCGAAGACCTTGTCGCCGCCGACCTGCTCACGCGTTTCGTCTTAGATATGCCGATTACCGGAATTGAGGTTCCTGGCTGTGAAATCCTGTCGCAGGCCGGAGCGCTCGGATGGGCAATCGACGATATTGTCTGTGTCGGATCGAGTCCGGACGGACATGCCCATCGGCTCGCGCTCTCCTGCAAGAGCAATGTTCAGGTGACGGCATCCGGATGGCCGAAAGATTTCGTCGAAGCGGCCTGGACGCTGTGGCGGACACAGGCGCCCTTCAACCGATCGACCGACCACATCGGTCTCGTGACGCGCGGACGCAATGCGGCGTTCGACGCGCTCTGGTCCGATCTCAAGCTATGGTGTGGTGATCCGGACCCGGCACTGGCCATCGGGCGAATCAACGCCAGCCAGAAACACCGCAAAGTCTTCGACACGGTACATAAGCCAGGACAGGTACAAGGTGTCTTGCCGGACGCAGCCGACACCATCGCGCTGATCGCGAAACTGCACCTCTATCCGCTCGATTTTCAGCTGAGCCCATCATTGAACCTGGAGCAAGCCAAGCAGCGCTGCCGCACGGCATTGATCTCGGAAGCGCAGGCAGAAGCCGACACGCTGTGGGAAGCGCTGGTCCAGACCGCCGAGACCGCGCGCTTGGGAAGCGGCATCATCCGCCTGCCACGTCTGCTCGGCGATCTATCCGCTCGGTTCGGACTGAAGGCTCATCCCAGCATATCGGCCGCTTGGCAGTCGCTGCGCAATCTGTCGATCGACCATCGCGACGGGATCGAAATCGCCCTCCCCAACGGACATGTCGTCGCCCGGCAGCGTGAGACGTCCCGACTGTCGCAGCTGTTGCACGCCTCGCGAGCGTGTATCGTCATAGGTGAATCCGGCGTGGGTAAATCGGCATTGGTCGCCCGGCTGCTGGATCAAGAATTCGCCGACGCAACCCACATATGGCTTGGTCCCGACGTGCTGCGCGCCGCCTTGAGCGCAGCGGGGCGCTCGGCGATTGGGCTGGACCAGGACCTAGGACTGGTCCTTGATCGTAGCCCCGGCGACGACAAAATCCTCATCCTCGACTCGATCGAGCGTCTCGACAGCGCCAGCGTCGGCAAACTCACCGCTTTTCTGTCGCTGCTCGGTGCCAACACTGCGTGGCGCGTCGTCATGATCACACAATCGGGGTCTGAAAATCAGCTTCGCGCGAACGGCCCACTTGCCGACGCACCGGTCCTGCCAGTGCCAATATTGCCGACCGCCGCGATCCGCGCTGCGCTGCGCAGCGCTCCGCAACTCGCCTGGATCGCTAATGATCCTGCCATCCTGCCGCTCTTCGCCAATCTTAAGACACTTGGCTGGGTGGTAACCGCGGAATCCTCGTTTCGCGAGGACGGCACCGGCGCACCGACCTCGACCGCCGAAATCGCGGATCGTCTTTGGACGCGTTGGACATCCGGCACCGCCACGACCCAGCTCCAGCGGCTACTCATCCAGCTGGCCGTTCGCGATGCCGCGTTCGAACGAAGCTTCGCCATCAGTGACCTCGCTGCTGGCGATCTCGCTGCATTCGACCAGCGCTCCAGCGAATTGCCGCTGCACCGGAATGCGCGCAATCGCATCGAATTCGGCCACGATCTCGCCTCGGACTGGGCACGCTATCAGCGGCTGAAAGAAATCGCCGACGATGTCGGCCAATGGGCGGCGCTGGCACCGCAGCCATTGTGGATCTCGGCACTGCGCTTGCTTGGTCAGTTTCTATTGGCGCAGCCCGACCAGGCCCGTGACGGGTGGGACCATGCATTCGAACAGCTGACCGCCGCCGGCAACGTCGAGGCGAGTGATATCCTGCTCGATGCGTTGTGCCTCGATGCCCAACTCGATCGCCACCTCGAAGACCGGACCGAGCTACTATTTGCTGACGATGGGGAATTACTGAAACGACTGTTTCACCGGTTCCTGCATGTCGCCACGGTTCACAGCATTCCCAGCCATGTCGCGATCGAGGGCGGCCTTCGGATCTATCTCGAAGCCGACATGCGCTTTCCGATCCTCGAACGCTGGGGTCCGATGGGCCGCTTCCTGCACGCTCATGCCCAGCGGGTCGGAGCGCTCGGCGCGCCAATCGTGTCGCGCGTCTGCAAGACCTGGCTTGGATCCCTGCCGACGATGCTGGGCGATCAGCCGATGCCGCTGCGTGACGTCATGGCGACGGTCGCGCTGGAGACGGCACGAACGGAACAGATCATCAGCACCGCCCGCCGGTTTCACGGCGGCGGCGATACCGACAAACTGATCTTTGGTACCGCACTCCTTGGTGCGCCCGATTTGCCGGAGGGGGTCGCAGCATTCGCGCTCGAAATGGCCCAGCGCCGTCCGATGGCGGACGCGACGCAGGCGCGCGTCGACAGCCTGCGCGCCGCCGACCGCGCCCAACGCGTCGCGCGTGCGAAGGATAACCCACCACGGCGACGCGCGCCGCCGCCGCCAAGCTTCATTTCAAGTCGACGGCAATTGCCGCCCTGGCCGCTTGGCGCCAATGCGCGACTGATCGACGCGTTTCGGGATGCCGTGCTGCACGCCAACGGTCTCACGCCGCTGATGAATTCCAATCCCGCCGTCGCGACGGAGGTATTGCTTGCCTGCATCATCGAAGATCAGCCGCATACCGACTATGATCAGTCGATGCGCATCGATGAAGCGCTTGGGCTGGAATATGAGCATGAAAGCTACCCTACGGTTTTCTGGAAAAGCCCCTTCTTTCCCTATTTGACCGCGCAGCCTGAGGCAGCGTTGGCCGCGCTCAAGCAGCTGCTCGACTTTGTTGTGGAACGGTGGTTCGAACAAGCGCCGAAAGATGCCAAGATGCCCGCGCTGACGATTTCCATTTCAGACACCGTGACGCGCACATTCCCCGGAACCTGGGCACATTTCGGATGGTCACAGCATAATTCGACGTCCAGCGGGCAGCTTTACTGCGCGCTCGACGCGCTTGAGCGATGGCTGGTGCTCAAAGTCGATGCCGGCGAGGATATCAGCCCGTGGTGCGAGCGGCTGTTCAACCTTGAAGGGTCCACGGCGATTCTCGGCGTTCTAGTCAATGTGGGCAAGCATCGGCCCGCGCTGTTTCTGGGTCCACTGCGCGTCCTAATCGGGATGGAGGATTTGTATTGGTGGGATCACGGTCGGGTCAAAAATGTCGGTTTCAATTTCGACAGTTTCTCTTGGTACCGACAAGGCGACGCGATCTTCAACATGGCGCGCGACTGGGTCCTGGCGCCGCACCGAAAGGTAGAGCTGCGGACCGTTATTGGCGACCTTGCCGCCCAGAACCCTGATTTCGCGGTAGACCTGCGCACTCGCACGGCCGCTTGGTCCATTCCTGAAAATGCGAAGGAACGGCTTGAACAGCGCATCATGCTGAGCGAGTTCGATCCGACCAATCGCCGGCAGGTTGTTGATGAGGCGAGCGGCGAACAGACATCGCAGGTCATCTATCCGGATGACTTGCAGGCGGACCTGATCGCGTACCAGACCGAATCCAATGCTAAATTGCAGCCGCTCACCTTGCCGCATCAATGCCGCAAGATCCTCGCGCAAACTGGCTCGCTGGCGGACGCTGATTGCGACTATCTCGCTGGCCTGTTGCCGAATCGGAATGATGATCCGGCGCTGGACGAGCCGGCCTCGCGCACGATGATAGCGGCAGCGGCTACGACGTTGGTGGCGCGTGGCGGTGACTGGCTTGTGGCGCACGAGCCGGCGAAGGCACGCGCGATCGATCTCATCAGGCACATCATCGACTGGACGACCGCCGGTGATAATCGTCAGGATCGCATCTCGGGTGATGAGCCACTGAGTTTTGCCGCAATGGGCGCGTTTAGCGCGGCCCTGACGGCTAAAAAACCCGGCGACTGGGACGCGACACTCGTTCAGATCCTGTCGAGCAGAGACCGAGGCGCAATCAATACGCTGATGGCGACGGCCCACCGACACAAGCAAGTGTTGGGTTCGGCCTGGTATCGGCTCAACTTCGTGCTTCTGCTCGTCGCAGCGCTCGATCGGCTTTCCCCGCGGTACGATGAGGACGATCGCATCGCGATCTGGCAACGCTGGCTCGGCCGCCTGCGGGCGCAACCCATTTTCGGGACCGATGCGACAATCGAGATCGTAGATCCCGCGAATATCGCGCGGCGCGCAGAACGCCTGCTGGAGCTTCGGCGCTTGCGCCAACACCCTGACCAACCCGCGCGCCTCAGCGGCAAGTCGCGACGGTTCGCCGGCCTCAGCAGTCATATCCTGGAGGCCGGATATGCGTGGCTGCTCGACTATGAGGACGATGGCACGCTCGCGCTCGACCCGGAAAATCATCGATTACTGGACGATCTCTGGGCTTTTGAGGCGTGGCGCATGGAGGGCGAACGCGACGGCGAAACCAGCATTGATGACGATGACGAATATGACCTGCCCAGCGGCCTCGGCTATGCCATCCTGCGTATCGCGCCAACCTTCGTGATGGCGAGGCCGGCGGACGCTCAAAAAACGTTGTGGCAGGCAATCCTCGCGATCGGGCCAAATGGCCACCGCGCAACCGAGCAATTGGCCGCAGGCTGGTTCCTGCTGCTTTTCAAACAGCCGGACGCCGATCGCTTCATCACAATCTGGAAAGAGATGCTCGATACGGCTTTCGCGGCGGACTGGTCGTCCGGCCGCCGGTGGTATCGCGGACGCGAAATGATCGTAAAGCTGCTGGGTCTCCACGCCCATTCCGAGCTGAGCCAGGCGACTGCAATTCGTGCGCGGTTGCCCGAATTTACCGCCTATTACCGGCGTTGGGCGCAAAGCGACATGGCCCATGACGAGGACGAGCTCGCGACGTTCTGCCATTTCCTGACTACGGAAGCTGGACGGCATATGCGCCTTGACGGTATTTGCTGGGTCCGTGACGCGATGAACACGTCCGATCGCTTCTATCGATCGGGCACCGCCAACAATGTTGCTGAGTTGGTGGACAGCGTCCTGGCCCAGAATGGCGACGATCTACTGAGGCAGCAGCCGGTGCGCGACGCGGTTATCGAAATCGTGGCCAAGCTGGTGGCGGCTCAGGTGCCAACCGCTATGGGGCTTCAGGCGAGACTGGCTGCCCTCAAATGA